In Alteromonas mediterranea DE, a single genomic region encodes these proteins:
- a CDS encoding urate hydroxylase PuuD, whose product MPWLDWLSLFVRWFHVIAGVAWIGASFYFIWLDNNLRTPPKWKQDKGIKGDLWAIHGGGFYEVAKYAYGPEKMPETLHWFKWEAYTTWLSGFALLIIVYYFGASAYLIDPSVNAITPTLAISLGLGLIFGGLALYELACRSPLAKYPLVFGICLVALICAVSYLSTQWFSGRGAYIHVGALIGTIMAGNVFFNIMPNQRKMVAAVADKQNIDPSWGAGAKLRSLHNNYFTLPLLFIMISNHYPMTYQHPQNYLVLIAIMVVAAWIRHFFNLRHVGTTKPSILVSGAIAMMAIALWVSWPQTSSALVPVHTEVAVPSSKTTQVANKTDDATSIGENSAAQVSTSVTNERVANLIATHCVSCHSRTPTDDIFKVAPLGVVLDSWQDIERFAPQVVRRTTVTKDMPFLNKTNMTEEERQEIAQWFAQRQ is encoded by the coding sequence ATGCCGTGGCTAGATTGGCTAAGTCTATTTGTACGTTGGTTTCACGTAATAGCTGGCGTTGCTTGGATTGGTGCCTCATTTTATTTTATCTGGTTAGATAATAATTTGCGCACGCCCCCAAAATGGAAGCAAGATAAGGGAATTAAAGGTGATTTGTGGGCCATTCATGGCGGCGGCTTTTATGAGGTGGCCAAGTATGCTTATGGGCCAGAAAAAATGCCAGAAACCCTGCACTGGTTTAAGTGGGAAGCTTATACAACCTGGTTATCAGGTTTTGCCCTTCTTATCATTGTATATTACTTTGGCGCCAGCGCTTATCTTATCGACCCGTCGGTAAATGCTATAACGCCAACCTTGGCAATCTCTTTAGGTTTGGGGTTAATTTTTGGCGGCCTAGCATTGTATGAACTGGCCTGTAGAAGCCCACTTGCCAAGTACCCGTTGGTGTTTGGTATTTGCCTTGTTGCCTTAATATGCGCCGTGAGTTACCTCTCTACCCAATGGTTCAGCGGCCGAGGGGCTTACATTCATGTGGGTGCGCTTATCGGCACTATTATGGCTGGAAACGTATTTTTTAATATCATGCCTAACCAACGCAAAATGGTGGCGGCAGTGGCTGATAAACAAAATATTGACCCGAGTTGGGGCGCTGGTGCCAAACTTCGCTCGCTGCACAACAACTATTTCACCCTGCCCTTGTTGTTTATTATGATTTCAAATCATTACCCCATGACCTATCAGCACCCGCAAAACTACTTGGTACTTATTGCTATCATGGTGGTTGCGGCATGGATAAGACACTTCTTTAACCTTCGCCATGTGGGTACTACGAAACCGAGCATTTTGGTTTCTGGCGCCATAGCCATGATGGCGATTGCATTATGGGTGTCGTGGCCGCAAACATCGTCGGCGCTTGTTCCTGTTCATACAGAGGTAGCTGTGCCTTCAAGTAAGACTACTCAAGTAGCGAATAAAACCGATGATGCTACCTCTATTGGTGAGAACAGTGCGGCGCAAGTGAGTACTAGTGTGACTAATGAACGTGTAGCAAACTTGATAGCCACACATTGCGTGAGCTGTCACTCACGCACACCTACCGACGATATTTTCAAGGTAGCACCGTTAGGCGTAGTGCTAGACTCTTGGCAAGATATTGAACGGTTTGCCCCTCAAGTGGTTCGTAGAACGACAGTAACTAAAGACATGCCGTTTTTAAACAAAACGAACATGACTGAAGAAGAGCGTCAAGAAATAGCCCAGTGGTTCGCGCAAAGACAATAA
- the guaD gene encoding guanine deaminase: MQLFRASIAHFPKQTTQFTDDIAIFKDGGLLIDKKEIKDIGDFDTIAARYPAASVTDLTGKWILPGLIDSHLHYPQTQSIAHYGEQLLTWLENYTFPAEMQFADSEHANTIAKVFLNQLLKNGTTTGFVFTTVHKSSCQALFNAASDIDMAIVAGKVCMDRNCPSQLTDCTESAQADSASLIETWHNKGRNRYALTPRFAPTSTEAQLAALGELAQQYSDVFIQTHLSENLDEIAWVKSLFPQADGYLDVYDKYNLVRERAVFGHGIHLTPDEWGRLGESGATVAFCPTSNLFLGSGLFDMTAARANKVHVAMATDVGAGTTFNMFKTYGDAYKVSQLRNDPLSPLEGFYLMTQGAAIAHGLDEEIGNLNPGTIADFIVVEPRFDELTSLRIQQDADFDDVFFALSILGDDRAIAQTWISGNCCYEKSSGNNELQ; encoded by the coding sequence ATGCAGCTTTTTCGTGCAAGCATTGCGCACTTTCCTAAACAAACCACACAATTTACTGACGACATTGCCATTTTCAAAGACGGTGGTTTGTTGATTGATAAAAAAGAAATAAAAGATATCGGCGATTTCGATACCATTGCAGCGCGCTATCCTGCGGCCAGCGTTACCGACTTGACGGGTAAGTGGATACTGCCAGGTTTAATTGACAGCCATTTGCACTACCCGCAGACACAAAGCATTGCGCACTACGGCGAACAGCTTCTTACTTGGCTTGAAAACTACACCTTCCCGGCTGAAATGCAGTTTGCAGATAGCGAACATGCCAACACCATAGCAAAAGTGTTTTTAAATCAGCTCTTGAAAAACGGCACCACCACCGGTTTTGTGTTTACCACTGTGCACAAAAGCAGTTGCCAAGCCCTGTTTAATGCCGCAAGCGATATCGACATGGCTATTGTCGCAGGCAAAGTGTGCATGGATAGAAACTGCCCAAGCCAGCTTACTGACTGTACTGAGAGTGCGCAGGCCGACAGTGCCAGCTTAATTGAAACTTGGCATAACAAGGGGAGAAATCGTTACGCGTTAACCCCTCGCTTCGCGCCAACAAGCACAGAAGCCCAACTTGCGGCATTAGGTGAATTGGCGCAGCAGTACAGTGATGTTTTCATACAAACTCACTTATCTGAGAACCTAGATGAAATTGCCTGGGTGAAAAGTCTATTCCCGCAGGCTGATGGCTATTTAGATGTTTATGATAAATATAATCTCGTGCGTGAGCGCGCCGTTTTTGGCCATGGTATCCATTTAACGCCTGATGAATGGGGTCGGTTAGGAGAAAGTGGTGCAACCGTGGCCTTTTGCCCTACGTCAAACCTGTTTTTAGGAAGCGGTCTTTTTGATATGACCGCTGCCCGTGCCAATAAGGTTCATGTGGCCATGGCTACCGACGTGGGTGCAGGTACCACCTTTAACATGTTTAAGACCTATGGCGATGCCTACAAGGTGAGTCAACTGAGAAACGACCCATTAAGCCCACTTGAAGGCTTTTACCTTATGACACAAGGGGCGGCCATCGCCCATGGCCTTGATGAGGAAATCGGTAATTTAAACCCAGGGACTATCGCAGACTTTATTGTGGTAGAGCCCAGATTCGATGAACTGACAAGTTTAAGAATTCAACAAGACGCCGATTTCGATGATGTATTTTTTGCCTTAAGTATTTTAGGCGATGATCGCGCAATTGCGCAAACTTGGATCAGTGGTAACTGTTGCTATGAAAAAAGCAGCGGTAATAACGAGCTACAGTAG